A DNA window from Setaria viridis chromosome 2, Setaria_viridis_v4.0, whole genome shotgun sequence contains the following coding sequences:
- the LOC117842310 gene encoding photosystem I reaction center subunit V, chloroplastic has product MATSTAAVLSPPSVAGLRLAPSPRARVSFRATPARRSVAARAELSPSLVISLSTGVSLFLGRFVFFNFQRENVAKQVPEQNGKTHFDAGDERAKEYAGLLKSNDPVGFNLVDVLAWGSLGHIVAYYILATSSNGYDPNFF; this is encoded by the coding sequence ATGGCCACCTCGACCGCCGCCGTGCTGTCCCCGCCGTCCGTCGCCGGGCTCCGCCTGGCGCCGTCGCCCAGGGCGCGCGTGTCGTTCCGGGCCACGCCGGCGCGGCGGTccgtggcggcgcgggcggagctGAGCCCGTCGCTGGTGATCAGCCTCAGCACCGGCGTCTCGCTCTTCCTGGGCCGCTTCGTCTTCTTCAACTTCCAGCGGGAGAACGTGGCGAAGCAGGTCCCCGAGCAGAACGGCAAGACGCACttcgacgccggcgacgagcgggCCAAGGAGTACGCCGGCCTGCTCAAGTCCAACGACCCCGTGGGGTTCAACCTCGTCGACGTCCTCGCCTGGGGCTCGCTCGGCCACATCGTCGCCTACTACATCCTCGCCACCTCCAGCAACGGATACGACCCCAACTTCTTCTGA
- the LOC117845663 gene encoding BURP domain-containing protein 15, protein MPSQPQHRPRAEVLFSRQVSVPYRSRSASPAVYKFGALLLFPHASRPSPSSRARGFAWLSLLAAVPMACLLLVLVVAAAVLTAPPGKLTHAARTPTSPEAFWRAALPGEPMPESIRELLRPSAEVVKAPSADADVRDDDPPPPMNFNYDDYRASPSPRNQLVVATFAKAPEHVGARNAATGDDDRARASPPAVFFLEDAVRVGGSLPFPRGLLPRAASGDDEEAPAARQPPLELYTVRAVRAVEGSSFVVCRGEARPDGGGAVYGCRGVGPARAYAVDVAGERGDAVTATVVCHGDDGASNGNLEHAASRLLGVGGGVGAAVCYAVPDAQILLVKSEKVPSSA, encoded by the exons ATGCCCTCGCAGCCGCAGCATCGTCCTCGCGCCGAGGTTTTATTCTCCAGACAAGTATCAGTTCCATATCGCTCTCGATCAGCATCTCCAGCCGTCTATAAATTTGGCGCGCTGCTGTTGTTCCCTCACGCATCCAGACCAAGTCCTAGCTCAAGGGCGAGAGGTTTTGCTTGGCTCTCGCTTCTCGCTGCGGTTCCCATGGCGTGCCTCCTCCTCGttctcgtcgtcgccgccgcggtcctCACG GCTCCACCCGGGAAGCTGACGCATGCCGCTCGGACGCCGACGTCGCCGGAGGCCTTCTGGCGCGCCGCCCTCCCCGGCGAACCCATGCCGGAGTCCATCCGCGAGCTCCTGCGCCCTAGTGCTG AGGTGGTCAAAGCTCCAAGCGCAGACGCTGACGTTCGCGAcgacgacccgccgccgcccatgaaCTTCAACTACGACGACTACAGGGCCTCGCCCTCGCCTCGGAACCAGCTGGTCGTCGCTACCTTCGCCAAGGCACCGGAACACGTCGGCGCCCGGAACGCCGCCACGGGCGACGATGACCGTGCTCGCGCGTCACCGCCGGCGGTGTTCTTCCTTGAGGACGCGGTGCGCGTCGGCGGGAGCCTGCCGTTcccccgcggcctcctcccgcgAGCGGCGTCCGGCGATGAcgaggaggcgccggcggctcGTCAGCCCCCGCTGGAGCTGTACACCGTCCGTGCCGTTCGGGCCGTCGAGGGGTCCAGCTTCGTGGTGTGCCGCGGCGAGGCCcgccccgacggcggcggcgccgtgtaCGGGTGCCGTGGGGTCGGCCCGGCGAGGGCGTACGCGGTGGACGTTGCCGGAGAGCGCGGTGATGCGGTGACCGCGACGGTCGTGTGCCACGGTGACGACGGCGCGTCCAATGGTAACCTGGAGCACGCAGCGTCCCGTctgctcggcgtcggcggcggtgtgGGTGCGGCGGTCTGCTATGCCGTGCCCGACGCGCAGATACTCTTGGTGAAGAGCGAGAAGGTCCCCTCCTCAGCGTAA
- the LOC117846106 gene encoding uncharacterized protein, with amino-acid sequence MDVSFVCAGEEPFEMEVGFFDTVQDIKEKLQSRRGWPAATMSLLHNGDVLVDDDGGGGGGIERHGIVEGSVIHVALVPDGPRQQRQVKRNRPASKRRGVGEEGAPPPLRVTVVSRCGAGRVEVAVAARAAVSALRAELERARGAGFPLPGGGAYFFIHRQSVMDEARSFQWHGVAAGDEVVVFDGSVTRAPAY; translated from the coding sequence ATGGACGTGAGCTTCGTGTGCGCAGGGGAGGAGCCCTTCGAGATGGAGGTGGGCTTCTTCGACACCGTGCAGGACATCAAGGAGAAGCTGCAGAGCCGCCGAGGCtggcccgccgccaccatgtcgCTCCTCCACAACGGCGACGTGCtcgtggacgacgacggcggcggcggcggcggcatcgagCGGCACGGCATCGTGGAGGGCTCCGTCATCCACGTCGCCCTCGTCCCCGACGggccgcggcagcagcggcaggtgAAGCGCAACAGACCCGCGAGCAAGAGGAGGGGCGTGGGCGAGgagggcgcgccgccgccgctgcgggtcACCGTGGTGTCGCGGTGCGGCGCGGGTCGCGTggaggtggccgtggccgcgcgcgccgcggtgtCGGCGCTGCGGGCGGAGCTggagcgcgcgcgcggggccgggTTCCCGTTGCCGGGGGGCGGCGCCTACTTCTTTATCCACCGGCAGAGCGTGATGGACGAGGCGCGGTCATTCCAGTGGCacggcgtggccgccggcgacgaggtcgtcGTGTTCGACGGCTCCGTGACGAGGGCCCCCGCGTACTGA
- the LOC117842309 gene encoding caffeoyl-CoA O-methyltransferase, whose product MPATGAGEGGKAAAGSASLHSKTLLKSEPLYQYILESTVFPREPDFLRELRVATASHPMAVMAASPDEVQLFGLLLEMLGARNAIEVGVFTGYSLLATALALPDDGKIVAIDVTRESYDRVGSPVIEKAGVAHKIDFRVGLALPVLDQMVAEEGNKGAFDFAFVDADKVNFLNYHERLLQLVRVGGLIAYDNTLWGGSVAATPDEPLAAATREFNAAIATDSRVHICQLAIADGLMLCRRVA is encoded by the exons AtgcccgccaccggcgccggagaAGGCGGCAAGGCGGCCGCCGGGTCGGCCAGCCTCCACAGCAAGACCCTCCTCAAGAGCGAGCCGCTGTACCAG TACATTCTGGAATCCACCGTGTTCCCTCGGGAGCCCGACTTCCTGCGGGAGCTCCgcgtcgccaccgcctcccaCCCCAT GGCTGTCATGGCGGCGTCGCCGGACGAGGTGCAGCTGTTCGGGCTCCTGCTCGAGATGCTGGGCGCCAGGAACGCCATCGAGGTCGGCGTGTTCACCGGGTACTCGCTGCTCGCCACCGCCCTCGCGCTCCCGGACGACGGCAAG ATCGTGGCCATCGACGTCACCCGCGAGAGCTACGACCGGGTCGGATCGCCGGTGATCGAGAAGGCCGGCGTGGCGCACAAGATCGACTTCCGCGTCGGGCTCGCGCTGCCGGTGCTGGACCAGATGGTCGCCGAG GAGGGGAACAAGGGCGCGTTCGACTTCGCGTTCGTGGACGCGGACAAGGTGAACTTCCTCAACTACCACGAGCGGCTGCTGCAGCTGGTCAGGGTCGGGGGCCTCATCGCCTACGACAACACGCTGTGGGGCGGCTCGGTGGCCGCAACCCCCGAcgagccgctcgccgccgccaccagggaGTTCaacgccgccatcgccaccgaCAGCCGCGTCCACATCTGCCAGCTCGCCATCGCCGACGGGCTCATGCTGTGCCGCCGCGTCGCCTGA
- the LOC117842144 gene encoding nuclear transcription factor Y subunit C-6: MDPTKSSTPPPPPVMGAPVAYPPAAYPPAAAAGAAAYAPQLYAPPAAAAAQQAAAAQQQLQMFWAEQYREIEATTDFKNHNLPLARIKKIMKADEDVRMIAAEAPVVFARACEMFILELTHRGWAHAEENKRRTLQKSDIAAAIARTEVFDFLVDIVPRDDAKDVDAAAAAAAAAAAAGIPRPAAGVPATDPLAYYYVPQQ, encoded by the coding sequence ATGGATCCCACCAAATCCAGcacccctccgcctcccccagTCATGGGCGCCCCCGTTGCCTACCCTCCAGCGGCTTACcctcccgccgcggccgccggagccgccgcctaCGCTCCGCAGCTctacgcgccgcccgccgcagccgctgccCAGCAGGCGGCCGCtgcgcagcagcagctgcagatgTTCTGGGCGGAGCAGTACCGCGAGATCGAGGCCACCACGGACTTCAAGAACCACAACCTCCCGCTCGCCCGCATCAAGAAGATCATGAAGGCCGACGAGGACGTCCGCAtgatcgccgccgaggcccCCGTCGTGTTCGCGCGCGCCTGCGAGATGTTCATCCTCGAGCTCACCCACCGCGGCTGGGCGCACGCTGAGGAGAACAAGCGCCGCACGCTCCAGAAGTCCGACATTGCTGCCGCCATCGCCCGCACAGAGGTGTTCGACTTCCTCGTCGACATCGTGCCGCGCGACGACGCCAAGGACGTTgacgctgctgccgccgccgctgcggcggctgcggctgccgggatcccgcgccccgccgccggcgtgcctGCTACCGACCCGCTTGCCTACTACTATGTCCCTCAGCAGTAA
- the LOC117842312 gene encoding GPI-anchored protein LLG1: MGLRRGVALRAAVLAAVLGFAAAGFISSDALLEHGRDATGRNLLQAKKDCPVSFEGANYTIITSRCKGPLYQPALCCGALKDFACPYSTYINDVTTTCAATMFSYINLYGKYPPGLFANTCHEGDKGLSCPEDTPQVQPGQKPSGAAAAVAGAAPAAAAALAAALAVSLLVSC, translated from the exons ATGGGTCTCCGTAGGGGCGTCGCGCTGCGCgcggccgtgctcgccgccgtcctcggctTCGCGGCCGCCGGGTTCATCTCGA GTGACGCGCTGCTGGAGCACGGGCGcgacgccaccggccggaaccTGCTGCAGGCAAAGAAAG ATTGCCCGGTGAGCTTCGAGGGCGCCAACTACACGATCATCACGAGCCGGTGCAAGGGCCCGCTGTACCAGCCGGCGCTGTGCTGCGGGGCGCTCAAGGACTTCGCGTGCCCCTACTCCACCTACATCAACGACGTCACCACCACCTGCGCCGCCACCATGTTCAGCTACATCAACCTCTACGGCAAGTACCCGCCGGGCCTCTTCGCCAACACCTGCCACGAGGGCGACAAGGGCCTGTCGTGCCCCGAGGACACCCCGCAGGTGCAGCCCGGCCAGAAGCCCTCCGgtgcggcggccgccgtcgccggcgccgcgccggcggcggctgcagcccTGGCGGCCGCGCTGGCCGTGTCGTTGTTGGTGTCCTGCTGA
- the LOC117842308 gene encoding WPP domain-interacting protein 2, protein MDSGANSVGESVGESPAPAPEPEPEPETRPSEPVTKGRGLRRWRRIPREQQHHEGSPASPGAVGAGVGAGANAAEDLAAQLHKRRLFPTADAPKGKEDAAVEEVESSVASVESSFVPLVASPPPAPTRLDPNLGHLIATAGFSLGAGGADSDNSDDRTSKFSTAASAPRHDFSSGGFGRDRDRPRSRAPGGAAHGKNLRAARGRGASARAAASPVEGENSRSSVESNLRSSNAAHARRSSAGITSNGVHKVLFPDDHQSDDEAPSEEVRYTTGGFYKENGSVVGRLGNCDSDANNHIFDEASVGKFENGGTHSGLDPYIESIALLQSAQEALENEIQKFVEIRKESDENSTTHHSETEWSSSPHPDESVEELSEKIKVLESKLEEATMLINEQDSKILELGALSQKQPQDTAPCNNDLLSLQSDVDQLFLEKMETEIQCFILTRASQDWMPLTKDQFALYEAQKSLTGDYESLETKLRHTENRAMMLEEMVDKLESQCKELSETSEVLKLQARASRASLFCSIQFVLLCIAMGTLLVRFLPSSPEIVPT, encoded by the exons atggATTCCGGCGCCAACAGCGTCGGCGAGTCGGTGGGCGAGtcgccggccccggcgccggagccggagccggagccggagacgCGGCCGTCCGAACCAGTCACCAAGGGCCGCGGGCTCCGCCGGTGGCGCCGTATCCCGCGCGAGCAGCAGCACCACGAGGGGTCCCCGGCGAGCCCCGGGGCTGTGGGGGCCGGCGTAGGTGCTGGCGCGAACGCGGCTGAGGACTTGGCGGCGCAGCTCCACAAGCGCCGTCTCTTCCCCACCGCCGACGCGCCCAAGGGGAaggaggacgcggccgtcgAGGAGGTGGAGAGCTCGGTCGCGTCCGTGGAGTCCAGCTTCGTGCCGCTGGtggcgtccccgccgccggcgccgactaGGCTCGACCCGAATCTCGGCCACCTGATCGCCACCGCCGGGTTCTCgctgggcgcgggcggcgccgactCGGACAACAGCGACGACCGGACCAGCAAGTTCTCTACTGCCGCCAGCGCGCCGCGCCATGACTTCTCGTCCGGCGGCTTCGGCCGGGACCGCGACAGGCCACGATCCCGAGCCCCCGGCGGCGCTGCTCATGGCAAGAACCTCCGCGCTGCGCGCGGGCGAGGCGCCAGTGCGCGcgctgctgcctctcctgtgGAAGGAGAGAATTCGCGCTCCAGTGTTGAGTCCAACCTTCGCAGCTCTAATGCTGCTCATGCGCGGCGATCCAGCGCCGGGATCACCAGCAACGGTGTTCACAAGGTTCTGTTCCCTGATGACCATCAGAGTGACGACGAGGCTCCAAGTGAGGAGGTGAGGTATACCACCGGAGGTTTCTACAAGGAGAACGGGAGTGTAGTTGGGAGATTGGGCAACTGCGATTCCGATGCCAACAATCATATCTTTGATGAAGCGAGTGTCGGCAAGTTCGAGAATGGAGGGACTCATTCAGGTCTTGATCCATATATTGAGTCGATTGCATTGCTTCAGTCAGCACAGGAAGCACTTGAGAACG AGATCCAAAAGTTTGTGGAGATCAGGAAAGAATCTGATGAAAATTCCACAACTCACCACAGTGAAACAGAATGGAGCAGCTCACCCCATCCTGACGAATCTGTAGAAGAACTAAGTGAGAAGATAAAGGTACTTGAGTCCAAACTGGAAGAAGCAACCATGCTCATCAACGAGCAGGATTCAAAAATACTTGAACTGGGTGCACTTAGCCAGAAACAACCACAGGATACTGCGCCATGTAACAACGATCTGTTGTCTCTGCAGTCTGATGTAGACCAACTGTTCTTGGAGAAGATGGAGACAGAGATTCAATGCTTTATCCTTACAAGAGCTTCACAGGATTGGATGCCCCTGACCAAGGATCAATTTGCTCTTTACGAGGCTCAGAAATCCCTGACGGGGGATTACGAATCCTTAGAAACTAAGCTGCGGCACACAGAGAACAGGGCGATGATGCTCGAGGAGATGGTGGATAAACTAGAGTCACAGTGCAAGGAGCTCTCTGAGACTTCAGAAGTCTTGAAGCTGCAGGCCAGAGCAAGCAGAGCCTCCTTGTTCTGCTCCATCCAGTTCGTGCTGCTGTGCATCGCCATGGGGACCCTCCTCGTTCGCTTTCTGCCCTCTTCTCCGGAGATTGTACCTACTTGA
- the LOC117842307 gene encoding phosphatidylinositol/phosphatidylcholine transfer protein SFH6: MSVSHADEHEISLCDPNSEDDRRRRKIGSLPRKAIHALRKKRGRRRVTDFRFPAAISIEDVRDAEEERAVAAFRDRLAAHGLLPYKHDDYHMMLRFLKARKFDSEKATQMWAEMLRWRKEFGADTILEDFEFNELDDVLRYYPQGYHGVDREGRPVYIERLGKVDPNKLMQITSVDRYIKYHVQEFERAFREKFPACTLAAKRHIDSTTTILDVHGVGFKNFSKTARELVQRMQRIDSDYYPETLHQMYVVNAGSGFKLIWNSVKGFLDPKTSSKIHVLGSNYQSRLIEVIDSSELPEFLGGSCTCSDKGGCLGSNKGPWNDPAILKLIHSMEGGGSMRETKQISDGYERSGSSLRAENLKGMLSDVSNAESESDVDDIGLSVSQKITDHSLLTPVREEVKGSDSSASCSSDGKHLLDMNPGSPQGTQQVERVSIQSICQKHFSTFGWIHCLGNIALILHGTSAVRTLEDLARGLATVLIRISSFFHFFVCRQERMLENVHSCADAEQAKPQLVREEDMSASLQRLEKLESLCNHLMSKPPDMPKDKELVLFQAFDRIKSLEADLERTKTALEAAVAKQMELEDSVEALQHRSASVVRRRLCCS, from the exons ATGTCAG TGAGCCATGCCGACGAGCACGAGATATCGCTGTGCGACCCCAACTCCGAGGacgaccggcgccggcggaagATCGGATCGCTGCCGCGGAAGGCCATCCACGCGCTCCGGAAGAAGCGGGGCAGGCGGCGCGTCACCGACTTCCGCttccccgccgccatctccatcgaGGACgtccgcgacgccgaggaggagcgcgccgtcgccgcgttCCGCGACCGCCTAGCCGCGCACGGCCTCCTCCCCTACAAGCACGATGACTACCACATGATGCTGAG GTTTCTGAAGGCCAGGAAGTTCGATTCCGAGAAGGCAACGCAAATGTGGGCAGAGATGCTGAGATGGAGGAAAGAATTTGGAGCTGACACAATCTTGGAG GACTTTGAATTCAACGAGCTCGATGACGTTCTCCGGTACTACCCTCAGGGCTACCACGGCGTCGATCGGGAAGGCCGGCCAGTGTACATCGAGAGGCTCGGCAAGGTTGATCCTAACAAGCTCATGCAGATCACCTCGGTGGACCGGTACATCAAGTACCATGTGCAGGAGTTCGAGAGGGCATTCAGGGAGAAGTTCCCTGCCTGCACATTAGCAGCCAAGAGACACATTGATTCCACTACTACCATATTGGATGTCCATGGTGTG GGGTTTAAGAATTTCTCAAAAACTGCAAGGGAGCTTGTTCAACGAATGCAGAGAATAGACAGTGACTACTATCCTGAG ACACTACATCAGATGTATGTTGTGAATGCTGGCAGTGGATTCAAGCTGATCTGGAATAGTGTTAAAGGATTTCTTGACCCAAAAACTTCTTCCAAGATTCAT GTTCTTGGTTCAAACTACCAGAGCAGGCTAATTGAAGTTATTGACTCAAG TGAATTGCCAGAGTTTCTTGGTGGTTCATGCACATGTAGTGACAAGGGTGGTTGCCTTGGATCTAACAAAGGGCCATGGAATGATCCTGCCATTTTGAAG CTGATACACAGTATGGAAGGCGGTGGTAGTATGAGAGAAACCAAGCAAATTTCTGATGGGTACGAAAGAAGTGGCTCTTCCCTAAGGGCAGAAAACCTGAAG GGCATGCTCAGTGACGTATCAAATGCTGAATCTGAGTCAGATGTTGATGATATTGGTTTATCAGTTTCTCAGAAGATTACCGACCACAGTTTGCTTACCCCAGTTCGCGAAGAA GTTAAGGGATCAGATTCTTCAGCCTCTTGTAGTTCTGATGGTAAGCATCTCCTAGATATGAATCCTGGCTCTCCTCAGGGCACCCAGCAAGTGGAGAGGGTGTCAATTCAATCGATCTGTCAGAAACATTTTTCCACCTTTGGATGGATACATTGCTTAG GGAACATTGCTCTTATTCTTCATGGTACATCTGCTGTAAGGACTTTGGAAGATCTTGCTAGAGGACTGGCCACAGTCTTGATCAGGATATCATCCTTCTTCCACTTTTTCGTCTGTAGACAAGAAAGGATGCTAGAAAATGTCCATTCTTGTGCTGACGCAGAGCAAGCAAAGCCTCAACTTGTAAGAGAAGAGGACATGAGTGCTTCTTTACAACGCCTTGAAAAGCTCGAGTCCCTGTGCAATCATCTAATGAGCAAACCTCCAGATATGCCAAAGGATAAAGAACTTGTACTGTTTCAGGCTTTCGATCGGATAAAATCCCTTGAAGCTGATCTGGAGAGGACTAAAACA GCGTTGGAGGCTGCCGTGGCAAAGCAAATGGAATTGGAGGACAGTGTGGAAGCTCTGCAGCACCGGTCGGCTAGTGTTGTTAGG AGGAGATTGTGCTGTTCATAA